A single genomic interval of Halomonas sp. GT harbors:
- a CDS encoding 2-aminoadipate transaminase, translating to MVISGAFSTMDLPNVSSALGILHPVCITKGRNAEVWDEAGQRYIDFIGGIGVLNLGHCHPAVVEAVKAQIDTLMHSAFNAVPHRGYLSVVERLDQFVPVSYPLGCMLTNSGAEATENALKVARGVTGRQGVIAFDDAFHGRTLAALNLNGKVKPYKAGLGALPGPVYHVPFPSQDSGVSAEQSLAALERVFDVEIAPSEVACVVVEPIQGEGGFRLLCPQFAKALRAICDQHGILLICDEIQSGFGRTGKRFGFSHLGIEPDLLLLGKSIASGLPLAALVGRKALMDALPKGALGGTYSGNAVACAAALAVMDVMQDEALSEWGNAQEAAIVNAYQRWKASERFPMVGAMTGVGAMRGIVFEDTENATGAEHLANLLVAGRDAGVLLMPSGRKRNVLRLLPPLTTEPDVMAEGLGLIEHALETLKA from the coding sequence ATGGTCATTTCAGGAGCGTTTTCGACGATGGATCTTCCCAACGTCAGTAGTGCATTAGGCATCCTTCATCCCGTTTGTATTACCAAAGGGCGTAATGCAGAGGTATGGGATGAGGCGGGGCAGCGTTATATCGACTTTATTGGCGGTATTGGCGTGCTTAACTTGGGGCACTGCCATCCAGCGGTGGTCGAAGCCGTTAAAGCCCAGATCGATACCCTTATGCATTCAGCGTTTAATGCCGTGCCTCATCGTGGCTACCTCTCAGTTGTCGAGCGTCTTGACCAGTTTGTGCCCGTTTCTTATCCGCTGGGATGCATGCTGACAAACAGTGGAGCGGAAGCGACCGAAAATGCTCTGAAAGTGGCCCGTGGCGTTACGGGTCGCCAAGGCGTAATTGCCTTTGACGATGCTTTCCATGGACGCACGCTGGCAGCACTCAATTTGAACGGTAAAGTTAAGCCCTATAAAGCAGGCTTGGGCGCGCTGCCTGGCCCGGTTTATCACGTGCCGTTTCCTAGTCAGGACAGTGGGGTATCCGCTGAGCAGTCGCTGGCTGCCCTAGAGCGCGTATTTGACGTGGAAATTGCTCCCAGTGAAGTGGCTTGTGTCGTCGTTGAGCCCATTCAAGGGGAAGGCGGTTTTCGCTTACTTTGCCCCCAGTTTGCCAAAGCGCTGCGGGCAATCTGCGATCAGCACGGCATTTTATTGATTTGTGACGAAATTCAATCGGGCTTCGGGCGAACCGGTAAACGTTTTGGTTTCAGTCACCTCGGTATCGAGCCCGACCTGCTTCTGTTGGGGAAAAGTATTGCCTCGGGCCTCCCTCTTGCGGCCTTGGTAGGGCGTAAAGCGTTAATGGATGCCTTACCCAAAGGCGCGTTGGGAGGCACCTATTCAGGCAATGCGGTCGCGTGTGCAGCTGCATTGGCAGTGATGGATGTCATGCAAGACGAGGCGCTAAGTGAATGGGGTAATGCCCAAGAAGCGGCGATTGTAAATGCTTATCAGCGCTGGAAGGCCAGCGAGCGTTTCCCGATGGTAGGCGCTATGACTGGTGTTGGCGCTATGCGCGGCATCGTCTTTGAAGACACCGAAAACGCCACGGGTGCGGAGCACTTAGCTAACCTGTTGGTAGCCGGTCGTGATGCCGGTGTCTTATTAATGCCCAGTGGCCGCAAACGTAATGTCTTACGCTTATTACCGCCATTGACCACTGAACCAGACGTCATGGCAGAAGGGCTAGGGCTCATCGAGCACGCGCTGGAGACGCTCAAAGCATGA
- a CDS encoding TAXI family TRAP transporter solute-binding subunit yields MKNIPSNVFPTKVLSTKVLSPKMLCGVGATLLLAGCGGESKPNIAIGPPASTTQSVSQLLFDAYGIGSDKYNTYQEGFGAALDGVQDGNIDISIGILGLPSGSIENLQASSGDARLISLSDDAIDYIEENSAYQRFTIPANSYAFQNEDVNTITAYAILVGNTNTIDEDLGYELARLMHEHAEENTHSQSAFITLENALNGSEGLPIHPGAKKYYEEQGLTVDNPVAELGETEDKEEFILGTGSQGGTYYPLGGEMATIWNRYLENHNFTNIETGASIENLVSIRDNGMDLGMTVHAPAQDAIAGSGEFESGAIDNVAFIGHIYPEVIQIVTRERSNIESLSDLTD; encoded by the coding sequence ATGAAAAACATTCCCTCTAACGTGTTTCCAACAAAAGTGCTATCCACAAAAGTGCTATCACCAAAAATGCTATGCGGCGTAGGCGCTACTCTTCTGCTGGCGGGCTGTGGTGGCGAGAGCAAACCTAATATCGCTATTGGCCCTCCTGCCAGCACCACTCAAAGCGTTTCTCAACTACTTTTTGATGCCTATGGTATTGGTAGCGACAAGTACAATACCTATCAAGAAGGGTTTGGTGCTGCACTCGATGGCGTACAAGATGGCAACATTGATATTTCTATCGGCATTCTTGGTTTGCCTTCTGGCAGCATTGAGAACTTACAAGCCTCGAGTGGCGATGCACGTCTGATCAGTTTAAGCGATGACGCTATTGACTATATTGAAGAGAATAGTGCCTATCAGCGCTTTACGATTCCTGCTAATAGCTATGCTTTTCAAAATGAAGATGTAAATACTATTACGGCTTATGCCATTTTAGTTGGCAACACGAATACGATTGATGAAGACCTAGGTTATGAACTAGCGCGCTTAATGCATGAGCATGCTGAAGAAAACACGCATTCTCAATCTGCGTTTATTACCCTTGAAAATGCACTGAATGGCTCAGAAGGTTTGCCCATTCACCCCGGTGCTAAAAAATATTACGAAGAGCAAGGCCTAACCGTAGATAACCCGGTCGCTGAGCTTGGCGAAACTGAAGACAAAGAAGAATTTATTTTAGGTACCGGTAGCCAAGGCGGCACTTACTACCCACTGGGCGGTGAGATGGCCACTATTTGGAACCGTTACCTGGAAAACCATAACTTCACCAATATTGAAACTGGCGCTTCAATCGAAAACTTAGTGAGCATCCGTGATAACGGTATGGATCTCGGAATGACCGTACACGCACCCGCACAAGATGCCATAGCAGGCAGCGGTGAGTTCGAAAGTGGTGCTATTGATAACGTTGCCTTTATCGGACACATCTACCCTGAAGTCATTCAGATCGTCACCCGTGAACGCTCCAACATTGAGAGCCTAAGTGACCTAACCGATTGA
- a CDS encoding TRAP transporter permease produces MTLMGVSLTCFHLYTAYFGTLPSQQQGAVHLGLALGMIFILFPATRGAGRRNGVPWYDVLLAFAATFAAYYKILFYEEVLRARVTGYSAFDLTIAALGVLFVLEATRRTVGMPIVVMATLAILYALFGNLIPSPLLSHPGFSLEQVSPYLWFRESGVFGTPLQISARFIFLFLFFGVVLMHTGVGRFFNDLAFALTGRFTGGAGKAAVIASSLQGMISGSSIGNTVASGSFTIPMMKNARFKPEVAGAVEASASTGGQIMPPLMGAAAFIMVEYVGVSYREIMFSALIPAILYFAGIFIGVHFEAKRHRILGLPKDQLPSKRKLILSKGYMLLPLLVIITTISVGFTAQRAALLGIACAFAVSLARKETRPSLKDIVVIFEKGARVALPVIAAVACAGIIAGVVGMTGMGSKFAAGIISLADGVLILALLFTMIACIVLGMGLPTTANYVVTATIAAPALINEFGLPPMAVHLFVFYFGIIADITPPVCLAAFAGAGIAQANPMKTGFTAVKLAIGAFIIPYAFIYNPVLVLVEPTLLGLLSALFFSLVGIMGVSSALLGYFVRDSFFWERLVLLVAGLAMVVPELLTSGLGLLAMVTVGWLQSRRPDKYQEATTLA; encoded by the coding sequence ATCACCCTAATGGGTGTATCACTGACGTGTTTTCATCTCTATACCGCTTATTTTGGTACGCTACCGTCACAGCAGCAAGGCGCCGTCCACTTAGGGCTTGCTTTGGGGATGATCTTTATTCTATTCCCTGCAACGCGAGGCGCAGGCAGGCGCAATGGAGTGCCGTGGTACGACGTACTACTCGCCTTCGCAGCAACTTTTGCTGCCTACTATAAAATCCTGTTTTATGAAGAAGTCCTGCGTGCAAGGGTCACGGGCTATTCAGCTTTTGATCTAACGATTGCCGCACTCGGCGTGCTGTTTGTACTAGAAGCAACTCGCCGTACCGTTGGTATGCCAATCGTTGTCATGGCCACGCTGGCAATTCTTTATGCGCTGTTTGGCAACCTGATCCCAAGCCCTTTGCTTTCCCATCCTGGCTTCTCTCTTGAGCAGGTGTCTCCTTACCTATGGTTTAGGGAAAGCGGCGTTTTTGGCACGCCCTTGCAAATATCAGCGCGCTTTATCTTCTTATTCTTGTTTTTCGGTGTTGTTCTGATGCATACCGGCGTCGGGCGATTCTTTAATGACTTAGCCTTTGCATTAACCGGACGCTTTACGGGTGGTGCTGGCAAAGCCGCCGTTATAGCAAGTTCGCTTCAGGGTATGATTTCGGGAAGCTCTATCGGCAACACTGTGGCTTCTGGCTCTTTCACCATTCCTATGATGAAAAATGCCCGCTTCAAGCCCGAAGTAGCAGGAGCCGTCGAAGCGTCAGCCTCTACCGGCGGTCAGATCATGCCCCCCTTAATGGGCGCGGCGGCTTTTATCATGGTGGAATACGTGGGCGTCTCTTACCGCGAAATCATGTTCTCGGCACTGATTCCCGCCATTCTCTATTTTGCGGGTATTTTTATCGGGGTTCATTTCGAAGCCAAGCGTCATCGCATTCTCGGCCTTCCCAAAGATCAATTGCCCAGCAAACGTAAGCTCATACTGTCAAAAGGCTACATGTTGCTGCCTTTGCTCGTCATTATTACGACTATTAGCGTTGGCTTTACCGCTCAGCGAGCAGCGCTACTGGGTATCGCATGTGCGTTTGCTGTCAGTTTGGCGCGCAAAGAAACACGCCCTTCGTTAAAAGATATAGTGGTTATTTTTGAAAAAGGCGCGCGCGTGGCACTGCCAGTGATCGCTGCAGTTGCTTGCGCTGGCATTATCGCTGGCGTGGTAGGCATGACAGGAATGGGGTCAAAATTTGCTGCTGGTATTATTAGTCTGGCTGATGGCGTTTTGATACTTGCGCTGTTGTTCACGATGATTGCTTGTATTGTTTTGGGCATGGGGTTACCCACAACGGCAAACTATGTGGTTACTGCTACGATTGCCGCACCAGCGCTTATTAATGAGTTCGGCCTTCCGCCAATGGCAGTGCACTTGTTTGTCTTTTATTTCGGCATTATCGCCGATATTACACCTCCCGTTTGTTTAGCCGCGTTCGCAGGTGCGGGCATTGCACAAGCCAACCCGATGAAGACCGGCTTTACGGCGGTTAAATTGGCGATTGGTGCGTTTATTATTCCTTATGCCTTCATTTATAATCCTGTGCTGGTATTAGTCGAACCTACGCTGCTAGGTCTTTTAAGCGCGTTGTTCTTTTCACTCGTAGGGATTATGGGCGTCAGCAGTGCACTACTCGGCTACTTTGTGCGCGATTCCTTCTTCTGGGAGCGTCTGGTACTGTTAGTCGCAGGGCTTGCCATGGTGGTTCCTGAGCTGCTAACCAGCGGTTTGGGCTTACTTGCCATGGTGACAGTGGGCTGGCTTCAATCGCGTCGACCTGATAAATATCAGGAGGCCACGACGCTCGCCTAA
- a CDS encoding LysR substrate-binding domain-containing protein, translating to MASRNLPSTAAMQCFEAAARHMSFTRAADELNLTQSAVSKQVAHLETTLQHKLFRRVRRSLLLTPEGAIFLSDVRKVLTQIEMSTQAIMTYSGNSEVLKIATLPSFGSRWLANKLPTFLAANPGISLEFHDRVKDFDLEQQDIDIALFYGHGSWPSLACHKLIDEDMVAVASPELLARHPIQSVDDLTQLPLLHLSTRPDAWHHWFANQEIITDRSYHGTRFETFPMLVRTAMAGGGVALVPHFTVDEELEGGRLTVAWPYRLLSESAYYLVYPEHLGELAKVRRFVEHVTQFSD from the coding sequence TTGGCATCACGTAATCTTCCTTCTACGGCGGCTATGCAATGCTTTGAAGCAGCCGCACGCCATATGAGTTTTACTCGAGCAGCAGACGAGCTAAACCTCACACAAAGTGCTGTCAGTAAACAAGTCGCGCACCTCGAAACCACCTTGCAACACAAGCTATTTCGTCGCGTGCGACGCAGCCTACTGCTAACCCCTGAAGGTGCCATTTTTTTAAGTGACGTTCGTAAAGTGCTCACTCAAATTGAGATGTCGACACAAGCGATAATGACCTACAGCGGTAATAGCGAGGTTCTTAAAATCGCCACATTACCTAGCTTCGGTAGCCGTTGGCTAGCCAATAAGTTACCTACCTTTCTGGCCGCCAATCCCGGCATTAGTTTGGAGTTTCATGACCGCGTAAAAGATTTCGATCTTGAGCAGCAAGATATCGATATTGCTCTGTTTTATGGACATGGAAGTTGGCCAAGCCTTGCTTGCCATAAGCTTATTGATGAGGATATGGTCGCTGTTGCCTCCCCTGAATTACTCGCTCGGCACCCCATCCAGTCAGTGGATGACTTAACACAACTACCGCTACTTCACCTCTCGACACGCCCTGACGCATGGCACCATTGGTTTGCAAACCAAGAGATCATCACTGACCGTAGCTATCATGGCACCCGCTTCGAGACCTTTCCTATGCTGGTGCGAACGGCAATGGCAGGCGGTGGGGTCGCGCTAGTACCTCACTTTACCGTCGATGAAGAGTTGGAAGGTGGCCGACTGACCGTCGCTTGGCCATATCGGTTGCTCAGCGAGAGTGCTTATTATCTTGTTTACCCTGAACACTTGGGGGAACTCGCCAAAGTGCGGCGCTTTGTAGAGCATGTTACCCAGTTTAGTGATTGA
- a CDS encoding mandelate racemase/muconate lactonizing enzyme family protein gives MRINKITVYGVRLPLKQPFKIAYDTYHDIASLIVSIETASGQVGWGEAVVDQHVSGETYLGAREIITRELAPLLMGADASDIAQFHHAANLKIRHNPSAKAALDIALHDLVARECGKPLYALLGGRSHARLELPYVISMLAPEEMARQAKEAARRGYQSIKIKLGDTPEHDIERIARVREALDRSIALRVDANQGWSAKQALQVIRHAAPYQVDWFEQPVAMENLAAMARVTQSTDAMIMADEPIHGVKEMLDVIQLNAADMVNIKLMKSSGLRPAMAMAEVGMAADIPCQIGSMVESSIATLAGAHLALAHPNIIANDLVGPAMIGEDVAQMPGDETHIVLDDSPGLGVTIDKSRVRDLSEFVDTID, from the coding sequence ATGCGTATTAACAAAATCACGGTATATGGTGTGCGTCTTCCGCTTAAACAACCATTTAAGATTGCCTATGACACTTATCACGATATCGCCAGCCTGATTGTCAGCATCGAAACTGCTTCTGGCCAGGTTGGCTGGGGTGAAGCCGTGGTAGACCAGCATGTGTCTGGAGAGACGTATCTTGGCGCACGAGAAATCATAACCCGTGAGCTAGCGCCCTTGCTAATGGGCGCCGACGCCAGTGATATTGCGCAATTCCATCATGCTGCCAACCTTAAAATTCGCCATAACCCCTCAGCGAAAGCAGCTCTCGATATTGCGCTTCACGACTTGGTGGCGCGTGAGTGCGGAAAGCCGCTTTATGCGCTGCTAGGTGGGCGTAGCCATGCTAGATTGGAACTTCCATACGTTATCAGCATGTTAGCGCCGGAGGAGATGGCGCGTCAGGCGAAAGAGGCTGCTCGACGCGGTTATCAGTCCATCAAAATCAAACTGGGAGATACGCCGGAACATGATATTGAGCGGATTGCACGTGTTAGAGAGGCGCTAGATCGATCGATTGCGTTGCGTGTGGATGCCAATCAAGGATGGAGTGCTAAGCAAGCGCTTCAGGTCATTCGGCATGCAGCGCCCTATCAAGTGGATTGGTTTGAGCAACCCGTCGCTATGGAGAATCTCGCCGCCATGGCCCGTGTGACTCAGTCAACTGATGCCATGATTATGGCTGATGAGCCTATTCATGGTGTTAAAGAGATGTTGGATGTGATTCAACTAAACGCTGCTGACATGGTTAACATCAAGTTAATGAAATCCTCTGGCCTACGTCCTGCTATGGCGATGGCAGAGGTCGGGATGGCGGCTGATATACCCTGCCAGATAGGCTCTATGGTGGAGTCCTCGATCGCGACGCTCGCGGGTGCCCACTTAGCGCTGGCGCATCCCAATATTATTGCGAATGACTTGGTGGGGCCTGCCATGATTGGCGAAGATGTTGCCCAGATGCCGGGAGATGAAACGCATATTGTGTTGGATGATTCACCTGGACTTGGCGTGACTATCGACAAGAGTCGAGTGCGGGATCTCAGCGAATTTGTCGACACCATTGACTGA
- a CDS encoding YfcC family protein, whose amino-acid sequence MTPLEKTMTHEKSSRSTFRFPHIFVVLFSFICLAALSTHFLQAGSYERVTNEQGRTVVVPDSYAAVEAQEASWLSPFMAVFEGMGEGSSIIFFIFISGGAFGVLKATGVLQKVVASISNALTGRDLILIPLLMLLFAMGGATFGLAEETIAFIIILAPLLRMLGYDSITAAAVPLVGAGAGFSAAFMNPFTVGVAQDIAELPIFSGMTLRACYWLIFVSVSIAFVTRYAAKVKAHPEASPVFNSDRRQFGKPQANEDPGALSAADKLVLAAFVGTILVIAYGVIRHGWYIGEMSGAFLLMAILIGAFARMNPNKIADHFVEGIQEIAMGALVVGFAFGILVILRNGNILDTILYHLEGLLSGMPAVITAVCMFFVQLILNFLVPSGSGQAALTMPLMVPLADLVGVTRQTAVLAFQFGDGISNILTPTSGYFMAGLAVAGVSWSKWIKWILPLAILQLGMASLMITLAQIFSWT is encoded by the coding sequence ATGACACCTCTCGAAAAAACAATGACACACGAGAAGAGTTCACGATCAACATTTCGCTTCCCGCATATTTTTGTCGTGTTATTTAGCTTTATCTGTCTCGCTGCTTTATCAACCCACTTTCTTCAGGCGGGTAGCTATGAGCGTGTAACCAATGAGCAAGGGCGTACGGTTGTAGTACCAGACAGTTATGCGGCGGTGGAAGCGCAAGAAGCTAGCTGGTTAAGTCCGTTCATGGCGGTCTTTGAGGGGATGGGAGAAGGCAGTAGCATTATCTTCTTTATTTTTATCTCGGGTGGCGCGTTTGGCGTTCTTAAAGCAACCGGGGTATTACAAAAAGTTGTTGCCAGTATCAGTAATGCGCTTACTGGACGTGATCTCATTCTTATACCTTTACTGATGCTTTTATTTGCAATGGGGGGAGCAACTTTCGGGCTCGCAGAAGAAACAATAGCCTTTATTATTATTCTCGCACCGTTACTTCGTATGCTGGGATATGACTCTATTACGGCCGCAGCGGTACCGCTGGTAGGTGCTGGTGCCGGTTTCTCTGCAGCGTTTATGAATCCTTTTACCGTCGGCGTTGCCCAGGATATCGCTGAACTCCCTATTTTTTCTGGAATGACCCTTAGAGCCTGTTACTGGCTAATATTCGTCAGTGTCAGTATTGCTTTCGTAACGCGTTATGCGGCCAAAGTGAAAGCTCACCCCGAAGCGAGCCCTGTCTTTAATAGTGATCGCCGTCAATTTGGCAAACCGCAAGCCAATGAAGATCCAGGCGCGTTATCGGCAGCCGATAAACTCGTCCTCGCTGCTTTCGTAGGCACTATTCTCGTTATTGCCTATGGAGTGATACGCCATGGCTGGTATATCGGTGAGATGTCCGGCGCCTTTCTCTTGATGGCTATTTTGATCGGCGCATTTGCGCGTATGAATCCGAATAAAATTGCCGACCACTTTGTTGAGGGCATTCAGGAGATTGCGATGGGCGCGCTGGTAGTAGGCTTTGCCTTTGGCATCCTGGTGATTCTGAGAAACGGGAATATTCTAGATACTATTCTTTATCATCTCGAAGGACTTCTGAGCGGAATGCCCGCGGTGATTACTGCTGTATGTATGTTTTTCGTTCAACTCATCCTGAACTTCTTAGTCCCTTCTGGCAGTGGCCAAGCAGCACTAACCATGCCTTTGATGGTGCCTCTTGCAGATCTTGTGGGAGTCACCCGTCAGACGGCTGTTCTTGCGTTTCAGTTTGGTGATGGCATCTCGAATATTCTTACCCCAACGTCGGGATATTTCATGGCAGGGCTTGCGGTGGCAGGTGTGTCGTGGAGTAAGTGGATCAAATGGATACTGCCATTAGCGATTCTTCAGCTGGGTATGGCAAGTCTCATGATTACTCTGGCGCAGATCTTTTCCTGGACATAA
- a CDS encoding M20 metallopeptidase family protein, with translation MTLSAIELEKMITFRRDLHQHPELSGQEFMTAERIAMTLRDLGVDEVHEGIGGYGVVGVIKSAITGATVGLRADFDALPLEEANQFSHRSSQSNVMHACGHDGHTAMLMAAAAQLVNQRPAQGTVVLIFQPAEEIGTGAEAMLAEGLQERFSIDAIFGLHNWPGVDAGRFVIHDVPHMASSDDFEVTFHSTGGHGAMPHLTTDPIVAASLFTTAIQHIVSRNVDPQDIAVISLGSLQSGHASNIIPATARLTGTARCFKPELRKRLERRINDVAEGISKTTGCDVTLDYVPSTPAVSNDSGCAQLCRDVVVQRWGHEQLVEHPASMGADDMGAFLAHIPGAYAWIGNGSGPQTPKLHQPDYDFNDAILSIGSDFLTSVAMQFLDNHQ, from the coding sequence ATGACGTTATCAGCCATTGAGCTTGAGAAAATGATCACGTTTCGTAGGGATCTTCACCAGCACCCAGAGTTATCTGGCCAGGAGTTTATGACAGCTGAGCGTATTGCAATGACGCTACGTGACCTGGGGGTAGATGAGGTGCATGAGGGGATAGGAGGCTACGGTGTGGTCGGCGTTATCAAAAGCGCTATCACGGGTGCAACCGTTGGGCTTCGAGCCGACTTCGATGCCTTGCCACTCGAGGAAGCTAATCAGTTTTCGCATCGCTCCAGCCAGTCAAATGTAATGCATGCATGTGGGCATGACGGACATACGGCAATGCTGATGGCTGCTGCTGCACAATTGGTTAACCAGCGCCCAGCTCAGGGAACTGTCGTGTTGATTTTTCAACCTGCCGAGGAAATTGGTACTGGTGCTGAAGCGATGCTTGCGGAGGGACTCCAGGAGCGATTTTCCATCGACGCGATATTTGGACTGCACAATTGGCCAGGTGTGGACGCCGGGCGTTTTGTCATCCATGACGTCCCTCACATGGCATCAAGCGATGATTTTGAGGTGACATTCCACTCCACAGGGGGGCATGGAGCGATGCCTCACCTCACGACAGACCCCATCGTCGCGGCTAGCCTATTTACAACTGCCATTCAACATATTGTCAGTCGTAATGTTGATCCCCAGGACATTGCTGTTATCAGTCTCGGCAGCCTGCAAAGCGGCCATGCTAGCAACATTATTCCGGCGACTGCTCGGCTGACGGGTACTGCGCGCTGCTTTAAACCTGAGCTACGTAAACGTCTTGAGAGGCGGATTAACGACGTTGCAGAAGGGATTTCCAAGACAACAGGATGCGACGTCACACTCGACTACGTTCCTTCAACACCGGCGGTTTCCAACGACAGCGGTTGTGCCCAACTGTGCCGCGATGTAGTGGTGCAGCGTTGGGGGCATGAACAGCTGGTTGAGCACCCAGCCAGCATGGGAGCTGATGATATGGGGGCTTTTCTTGCGCATATTCCTGGTGCCTATGCATGGATTGGTAATGGTTCCGGGCCACAAACACCAAAACTTCACCAGCCTGACTATGACTTTAACGATGCCATTCTGTCGATTGGAAGCGACTTTCTGACAAGTGTGGCAATGCAGTTTCTCGATAACCATCAATAA
- a CDS encoding LysR family transcriptional regulator translates to MNTKKLRYFMAVVEAGSISSAAKQIPIAQPALTRQIHQLEADIGAVLFYRDRKGVSLTQAGHYLYANGQRLLSELESVAKKTRDIANGYRESLSLGISTIHPYIPSITALISRFRSRYPSTQLTLESMLSGPQAEAILAGRLDAGILFIEREDEPRLDYYPLASFRMAVFTSRCHPLIATAPTSLKDFHDAPFIRFSRTSTPGSFDRLDRCFKNVGFVPNTVQECRDDITIRSLVATGMGYAIMPSIMALGDEDIVAYELDDLPIATDLMLAWQKGRQPEAVKTLCQLAEESH, encoded by the coding sequence ATGAACACAAAAAAACTAAGGTACTTTATGGCGGTGGTCGAAGCGGGTTCGATATCGTCTGCAGCCAAGCAGATACCGATCGCTCAACCCGCCTTGACGCGACAGATACATCAACTTGAAGCCGATATCGGGGCAGTCCTGTTTTATCGTGACCGCAAAGGGGTATCTCTGACCCAAGCGGGGCATTACCTATATGCCAACGGGCAGCGTCTACTGTCAGAACTCGAAAGTGTCGCGAAAAAAACACGCGATATTGCCAATGGCTACCGCGAAAGCCTCTCGCTCGGGATTAGCACCATACATCCCTATATTCCTAGCATCACAGCACTTATCAGCAGATTTCGCTCACGCTATCCATCAACGCAGTTAACACTGGAGTCAATGTTGTCGGGGCCTCAGGCAGAGGCGATTCTGGCGGGTAGGCTCGATGCAGGCATTCTATTCATTGAACGAGAAGATGAACCACGGCTAGATTACTATCCGTTAGCCAGTTTTCGTATGGCGGTCTTCACCAGTAGATGCCACCCTCTCATAGCGACTGCTCCGACCTCGCTTAAGGATTTTCACGATGCGCCATTCATTCGATTTAGCCGAACCTCAACGCCTGGCAGCTTCGACCGATTAGATAGGTGCTTTAAGAACGTAGGCTTCGTACCCAATACTGTTCAGGAGTGCCGCGATGACATCACTATTCGCAGTTTGGTCGCAACAGGAATGGGGTATGCGATTATGCCAAGCATCATGGCACTAGGGGATGAAGACATTGTCGCCTATGAATTAGACGACTTGCCAATAGCCACAGACCTCATGCTTGCTTGGCAAAAAGGTCGCCAGCCAGAGGCAGTAAAAACACTATGCCAGCTCGCCGAAGAATCACACTAA
- a CDS encoding NYN domain-containing protein has translation MTKVAIFIDIQNVYYTVREAYGKNFDYNKFWAKVTNNRDVVAAFCYAIDRGDQKQQEFQNILRAIGFHVKLKPFIQRSDGSAKGDWDVGIALDAMEYAEQADIIVLVSGDGDFDLLVNKIRVKHDKKVEVYGVPQLTAASLINEASEFIAIDRSLLLR, from the coding sequence ATGACAAAAGTTGCGATATTTATTGATATTCAAAACGTATATTACACCGTGCGAGAAGCGTATGGTAAAAACTTTGATTACAACAAATTCTGGGCAAAAGTAACCAATAACAGGGACGTTGTGGCTGCTTTTTGCTATGCCATCGACAGAGGTGACCAAAAGCAACAGGAGTTTCAAAATATACTCAGAGCAATTGGTTTTCATGTAAAGCTGAAACCTTTTATCCAACGTTCAGACGGTTCTGCGAAAGGCGACTGGGATGTTGGCATTGCTCTCGATGCAATGGAATACGCAGAACAAGCAGATATTATTGTATTAGTGTCAGGCGATGGGGACTTTGATCTTTTAGTCAACAAAATACGCGTTAAGCATGATAAAAAAGTTGAGGTTTATGGCGTCCCCCAACTTACGGCAGCCTCATTAATAAATGAGGCCAGCGAGTTTATAGCGATAGATCGTTCACTCTTGCTACGTTAG